From the genome of bacterium HR11:
TTGCCCAGTTGGGGGCCTACCTGGGCTTCGTCAGCAGTGCGTCCATCCTCATCGACCATACGCCAGGCGACGTATGGATCACGAGCGAGCACGCCGTCAACTTCGACTCGGCCCGGCCGTTCCCGCTCCGCAAGCTCTACAAGGTCCGGTCCCTCCCGGAAGTCGAGTGGGCCGAGGAGATCGTCATGAGCTGGGGCCTGATGAAGCTCCCGTCGGGGGCGACCGAGTCTGTCCAGGTCATCGGCTTCGACCTGGACACGGGCGTCGGCGGGCCCTGGGAGATGGCTCAGGGCTCGACCCAAGACCTGCGGGGTCAGGCAGGGATCATCTTGGACATTTCGTCCCTCCGCCGGCTCGGGCCGCTTCGGGTCGGTGACGAGGTCGAGGTCTTCTGGCAGAAGACCCGCATCGTGGGCTTCTCCCGGGGCGTCAAGTCCTTCACGACCTACCCCATCGCCTTCACGTCCCTGCGGATGGCCCGGCATTACTCCCGGATCGTCACGCCCGACACGACGACCTTCATCGTCGTGAAGTTGAAACCCGGCCAGGACCCGAGGTCTTTCGTCCGGCGCCTGCGGGCGTGGCCCGAGCTCCGGGGCGTC
Proteins encoded in this window:
- a CDS encoding putative ABC transporter permease; the encoded protein is MYRLAWKNLWYDKVRTLITLIGVTFAVVLMFAQLGAYLGFVSSASILIDHTPGDVWITSEHAVNFDSARPFPLRKLYKVRSLPEVEWAEEIVMSWGLMKLPSGATESVQVIGFDLDTGVGGPWEMAQGSTQDLRGQAGIILDISSLRRLGPLRVGDEVEVFWQKTRIVGFSRGVKSFTTYPIAFTSLRMARHYSRIVTPDTTTFIVVKLKPGQDPRSFVRRLRAWPELRGVDVYTKAEWSWKTRRYWSIQTGLGLGIGVTVLLGFLVGTAIVGQTIYASTMEHLREYGTLKAMGTTNRELAQVILLQGWASGLLGYLAGLLITLLTVPLYERLQLWLLIPSELYVIVMGLTMTMCTLSALVAIRKALRVDPVVVFRF